In Tenrec ecaudatus isolate mTenEca1 chromosome 9, mTenEca1.hap1, whole genome shotgun sequence, the DNA window CATGTCGCTGGGGGAGGATGGGAAAATAACAACACCCGAGAAAGATGGATATTGTTCCAGGATATGTGCTCAGCTCCCGGCCAAGAGAGAAGAAAGCGGCAGCTTGTCAGGGACATCGTGTTGCTGGCCAGGGGCAGCCCGGGGGTGACGTCCCTTCCTTCCGTTTCCTGCATCACCAACCCAAGAGGAACACCATCTGAACAGGGACCATTGTTATCCCACACCGGACCGGGGAGCCCTAACCACCTGCGCTGAAACACAGCACATGGCAGTCTAAACTTCCCCGAAATCAAAGACGGCCATGCGTCAGGAGTCTGTCCACGTGCTACCAGCCTGCAGCTCCCAGGTGGTGTCCTGAGCACTccgctcacactcaggaaggtgtCAGCTCTCGAAGCTCAGCAGCGCCTGGGCTGACTCACAGGGTGCAAGAGGACCAGGTGGCATGGAGAAGAATATATTTAGCCATAAGTAAGTATGCATTAGCATATAGTGCTCCCTGGGAATATTTGTTTCTATATTTCTACACCCTGGCATTGTCACCAAGTCAGCTCAGCCGCAGGGCGGCCTTATGTCAAGGacagcacagtgactgcctcccaGACTGTGCCACGGGGGCATTCCATCTTGCTGAAGTGAGGGCATCCCTCTTGTGTGCAgaccttccacttcaccaagaatgatggccttctctagagactggttcCTGTGGCTCAcgtgtccaaaacacatgagaCGACGTCTCACCATCCACACTtcacaggagcactctggcagtacttctgccaggacagatgtgtttgttcttctggctgccCATGGTATATTTAACATTCTTCACAACTTCTGTAATTCAAAGCCATCGgttcttcttccatctcccttagTCGCTATTCCACTTTCACcctcatatgaggtgactgaaaactctttaacactttcaagaCGTCTCGTGTGGCAGATTTGTCTAACACCACAAATAAGAGCACGTACGTTTCTGACCTCTGCTTCCGTGGGCATCGCTTATGGATCTAAACATGACGAATTCTcgccaacttcagtcttttctctgtttgtcatcCTTTTGCTTGGTGGTCCAGCTGGGAAgtcctttgctttctttatgttgagggcgCTTCCATATTTAAGACGGCAGGCTTCGATCTTTGTCCGTAAGGGCTTCAAGCGCTCCTGGCTTTCACAAGCAAGGTGGTTTCATCGCATGTCGCACATTTCCGTCAGTCTTCCTCCCATCCTAATGCCCCATTCATCTTCCTTGTCTCCTCAGCATGCACACTGACTACGTATGATTAAAGCATGACGCCCtggcccacacctttcctgatttccaaCCATGCAGCAGATCCTTCTTCTACTTGAGCGATTGCCTTTTGGTTTATggacaggttccacaggagcacatttgagtgttttggaatttccattcttcacaaagTTATCCATACTTTTGTAAGGATCCACACAGAGAAAGGCTTTCACGTGATCAGCGAAAAGCAGGCATTTctcctttctgctattctctggtgCCAGTCAAGCTCACGTTAGCATCATCAGTGCTACTCCTCatgccacattctcttctgaatctggcttgaacttcTGGAAGAATTGAAAGCATTTCCCTCCTGGTCCAGCCATGCCATGAGGTGCCCGTGGCTTCACCACTGTTTTTCAGTGGTCCATCCCATCCCATTGCGAGTATGTATCAACCATTCCTTGTCCATTCTTCCACGGAGGGGCATTTAGTAAAAGGCAAAGGGTTTATATGATATGAAGATAAAACCGAATATACTGATGGGCctttagattgtttccatcttcttaatAGTGTTCTGAGTGaaactagtcaatcacaaaaggttaAATGTTATATGAGTTCTCAGTTATAATGGGGAAAAAACAGGATAAAGACTTTCTTAAAGGAATAGATTTGGGTGACTGGtcaggcaaggagggcaagacaaACAATAAGCTAGAGcagggtcagcaaacttttgagacgaaGAGCCAAACCTGTGCctccaacaatttaaaaattatttgagagccataaatgtATTTTTCACAAATAAGGATAATGGAATTATGATCgttttcctttcatcttctttttcactTTAGGGCCGCCTGGACATACTGGAAGAGCAGCACCAGGCTCACGAGCCCCAGTGTGCTGGCCCGTGGGCTAGACTGGTGCAGGGTGTCCACTGCTTGCCACAGAAACTTCCCATCGAGGGAGAAGCGAAATCAAGGAGCAGCAGAGGAGCAAACTATTGGGGGACGGTAGGGTGGTTGAATCCTTCAAACTGTTAAGTATGAAACGGGTTATCTGAAaactttccttcagttctttaacgcttcctgcCCATGACTATCATgaacctagttctaccttacaaatccagctagactagagcatgtgcacTTGTGCCGGTAAGATATTTCGACATACCGaagccaggacagacaaacccctcaggaacaataaagagagtagtgatgtcatgagggtaaggggaagatggtggggagaaagggaagaaagggggaaccaatcacagtgatcgacaCATATAAACACCCCGCCCTCtgagggggatgagcaacagaaaggtgggtaaagggagacattggatggggcaagatatgaaaataataatttataatttatcaaggtgtcatgagggtggggagtggggaagggaggggaaaaagaggagctgatactaaggactcaagtagaaagaaactgttttgaaaatgatgatggcaacatatgtacaaatgtgcttgatacaattggtgtatggattgttataagatcccccaataaaattatatatatatataaattgtgctGAAAATATTTATGGCAAACAATCAAGGTTCCATAGCTTGAAAATATTTTTAGGGTGTTAAGTTAATGGGGGGAAATTCTAAGAGTGattagctgtgttcttcattagaCAGCTCCTCATTCTATTTAGTTTGAGAACTCTTCAGTcttaaatcatttaatttttgattTCCCATAGATAAATTTGAAAGTATAACAAGATAAACAATATATAATCAGATGAACTCAAGAATTTAAATTTTGATTTCCCATAGATAAATTTGAAAGTATAACAAGATAAACAATATATAATCAGATGAACTCAAGAATTGATTTCAAAGGGGGAAATAGACAAATCCAAAGTCACGATGGGAGACTGACACAGCTCATTCAGACAACCATAGGGTGAGCAGAGGCGacctcccagggagacaggagcagctggtgtcccGGACAGTGTTCTTGTCCATCGCACAAGTGCTTCCCCCAGCAAACGCAGGAGGATCAGCCTAGAGAAGTGAGGATGCACCACCTGTTGTGCCTtaagtgtgtgcatgcgtgttgcgtattgtatgtatgtgcatgtgggcGGGTGTGGGAATGCGAGAGGCTCAGTAATCACTGCTCTGGGGTCCTTTGCCAATCTTCCAGGGACCCCAAGGCCCTCACAGGCTTCCCATCGGTGTGATTCCTGGTGGCCTGAAGAGATTCCCTCATCACCTGACTGCCCAACAAATGCCTGCCACCGAACAGCTTCCAGGAAAGGCAAAGGAGCCGATCCTGGTTCAGTATCCCTGGCAGACCTCTAACAAGGGGAACATGAGGAAGAACCCATTAGCAGCTCTCCAGGATGCTGACACAGCTGAATGATGACTCTTCATAGCAAAACAAACTTGCTCCCAAAGTAAGCTGCTggctggggcaggaggctgggagACTGGCCACAAGGCCCCTGGCCACTCGCCCATTCCCTCCCCATGCATATAAGGAAGTGCTGGGCACCGGTGATCCTGTTCTCCCAAGGCCACATCCTGCTCCTCGCCATGCGCACACGCCTGCTACAGTCCTGGGCTGGCCCGGCTGCCCTGCTCCTGGTCCTTATCCTGCAACTAGGGCCCAACAATGCCCAGGAGAGCGGGTGAGCCatgccttccttccccaccaatcACTCAGACGGTGGACTCTCATCCTGCCTGCAAGCCCACCTTCCTTCCTGAGTTCTGCTCCCAGAAGCTCTCTGGGGATCCCTTCAGGGTCTACTCCTCTGCTCTGAGGGTCCTGTAATGTCCCTTGAATCTCCATGAGGGGCTATGGGGCTGTAGTGTGCGCCAAGGACTTAGGGGCCTGGGGAATGGGGTCACCCAGCCAGCTAAGGGGGTGGTCCCTAAAGGAGTGGACTGGTGGATGGGGAAGTCTCCGTGTTGATTCTGGTCATGCCCCCAGAAGAAACtggtgggttttggagccattggtGAGCTGGTGGAAGGTGTCACCGGTGACTGGGGTGCATGCCCTCTATTTCACCCGAGAGGCTGAGTGGCTGAAAGAAGCAGTACTAGGAAGGGTGACCAGCCGCCCCTGCTGCTTAGAGTGTTTGTGTATCAGCATTGAGCCTCTCTCATCCAGAACATCATTCGGCTTTCAGCCACCTACAATGCTGCTCATCCGTGTACGGTCCATCCTGCCAACCCTTCGTGTCACCGACACCAGGGACATCCAAGCTGCTCCAGCGGCCCCCTTGCCTAGAGCCCGTGGTGTGGACAGCAGTCTCCTGGGGTCTCAGAGGCCGTGCTCTGGGCCTCCTGCCACCACAAGGGCTCAGCCAGGGATTCCTAGATGAGCTAAGAGCTCTCCTGGACTAACATtagcccctgcccaccccctccaCTGTCCTGCTGCCCTGAACGAGGGTGGCCTTTTCAGGACCAGTCCCCTACCCAGCCAAGTCCAACCCCCCTCCTGCTAAATAAACAGACTCTCCGGGCCCATGTGGTCTCCAGTGAGTGGGAATCCCAGACCCACGTAGGCTTCTGTGAGCATATGTGTGGGTGTGGTTCCTGGGCTCATGCAGGGCTCGGGTCTACTGAAGACGGAGCCTTCCCCTCATAAGCATGCCACAGAACAGGGTTTTATGGGGGAAACGCCACCATGAAGCCTTCTCCTTTGATGCCTCTGCCCTCTTTTTGAGAAAGAACACGCTCAGTTTTGAACCCGCTGCCTTATGAAATGGAACAAAATGTTCaccacacagccaccacagtTCCCAGCATGACATCCCAGATTCGGAGGCTGCAAAGTGGCTCCAACCCTCCCCCGCACGCTCCTGCCACTCTGTGCCAccctctggtccctctctcctgaGTACGGAGATCTGATAACCCTGCCACGCTGCGCTCTCCCCTCAGAGACTGGAAGGTGATGGACATCGACCTGAAAATGCAGCAGACCGCAAAACAGAATGAGACGGTGCCGGTGTCGATAAGAGTCACCTCGTACATGGAAGAATGCATGGTGGTGAGTAGAGGCTCTGGACGCAGTGGACCCTTTGGGCTGCTATTGGGTGGTCGGGACTGTGAATGCACCCATCCAGGCCTTGGAAGATCTCTGATGGAGAGCTCGGCCATTGGAGAGccagtggagcacagttctgctctcacCTCCAGCAGGTGGGCTGGGatgggggggtggaggagggggaggaggggagggggggactcCCGGAGCATGAAATCTCAGTTGCCTCTCTGTCTTGCTACATGCCATACTTAATAAGAACGTCACACCTacgctgtgccatcagggctggcTGTGGCGGAGGCCTGACCAGATGCCCAGCCAGCTGCACAGATCAGGCAGGTGTGGCAACCACTGTACAGGCCTGAGGGCAATAGAAGGTGCTGAAGGAGCTAGCCAAAGCACCTCCGAAGTTCTGGATAACGTGGGTTTGGGACAAGGAGGGTGTCAGAAGGTGGAAAAGCCCCATTGAATGGGGTGAGGCCAGTCGGAAAAGGAGAAGGTCACAGGGATATGCAGGGAGGGGTTATCCACACAGCTAGCATCCCGAGCAGGTGTGTTCTCATTCCAGCACCTGCctcttctccttctctctctgtctccctcatcCTGGCCTACCCCCACCCCGGACAGGGGGCCCATCCTCCTCCATCCCTCTCCCCGAGTCAGCAGCTGACTAGGGGGCCCACCCTCTCGGCTAATGTGGAGTTTCACAAAGGTTACTGGGCATTCACGGCATCTAGATGTCTTGTGAAATGAGAGGaggcacagaagggtcacaaagaaagaatgagtcaaccagagtgcaACACAACACCAATGAGACACACAATAAATATTCTGGTTTTTTGAGGCTTccttgccccccactatcatgagccagtcttgtctttcagttctggctagactggagcttgtacactggtacagataagagcacatGGCATCAAGGTCAGATAAACCGCCCAGGAATGGAAATGGGACTAGTGATACAAGGGTGgcagagggaagggggggggggaggggaggaagagggaactgatcacaatgattgatgcataattgCACCCCCCACCACCAGGGGGATTAACAAGAGATACATGGGTGAATGGAAACAGTGgtccgtgtaagatatgaaagcaataataatttataccttatcaaggggtcatggggatgggaagggggaaaggagagctgataccaagggctcaaatagaaagtaaatgtttagaaaatcatgatggtaacatacatacaaatatgcttgatgcaatttatgagtggaatgttataagagctgtaagagcccctaatgaaatgatttttttttatgagaGGAGGCCCAAGGCAGGGAGGTGTCAGCCAGTGAGCTATTAACTCCAGTGGATCGACTTCGGGGAGGTAGATGAGAAGACGTACTCTCAgcactcaccagggcagttctcctctgaacCAGAATGACTGGATGACAATTGGGCCTTTGGATGCAAGCCCCCATATTTGCCACCACCCTTCCATGAAGGACTCCTACTCAGACAGCCCTAGGATTATAGCAAGAGTCTTAGGTGGCTTACATAGGAAACGAGGTTTGGAGACAGAAAACCACCACCCcctcttccacttgctttaactactctaagattaagagcaagtttcagaatctcttctgacatccactttgaccttgtctttctttcctgtctttttaacgacCTTTTCCTTCCTTCATGGATGATGTTCTCGATGTCCTCCCACACCTCGTCACgtcttctgtccttagtgtttcatgcatcgggtttggttttgagatgctctcaaaattcaggtgccaTAGACTCAACTTTTGGCTCCTGTCGagctgtttccattttcttccgcTTCCACCTGAACGTAAGTATGAAaagttggtggtctgttccacagtcggcaCCTGCTCTGGTTTCTGCGGCTATCGGGCTTCTtccttgtctcttcccacagatgtagtcagtttggtcTCTGAACATTCTTTCTGGAGGCATCCACGTGCACAGTTGCCTTCGTATtgttaaaaaaggtatttgcaatgtaccagttgttggtcttgcaaaattctgtcatttgatctccagcttcatttctatttccagggccatattttccaaatactgtcccttcctctttgtttccagcgtttgcattccattcaccaatagtggtcaatgcatcttgattgcatgtttgatcaatttcagactgaacacatcggtagaattcttcaatttctgcatcacttgcTTTGATGGTTGGTGTATGAATGTGGAtattagttgtattaactggatttcacTTCATGGGAATAGACTCTATTCTATCactctatcacagacaacattgaacttcaagataaatcttgacatGTTCTTTTGACTGTCTCATTTCTGGCATAGTGAACCATGTGatggtctgattcaaaatgacaggtatcagtccatttcagttcactatcaTCTTTCTGCATTCCATTTAACTTTTGATGACTTTTAATTTTCTTAGATTTACACTTTGACAACTCCAGATTCCAATGATCAATTGATGTTTCAGctttctcttctcattttgagtcctgaAATATCAGCCTATGAAGGTCCTAAGCTAAAGGCTCCACACCTGCAGGCTTCactccattcatgtcattaaGGTTGACTCTACTCTGAGAAGGGAGCTTCTCCTCGGTCACATTTTGATTGCCTTCCGTCTGACCCAACAGACTCCTCTAGCAGCACTATCTCTGaccatgttctgcttctattcctgAGGTTTCCAGTATCTGGCCATGTGTTCTTGAAATCCATTGGGCCTTCAGTGGCTATCATctgagtggacagcctattctctcttggttgtctgttcttagtctggaagctccaccagGACCTGTTCACTTCAGGTGAACCTgcgggtatttgaaataccagagacATAGCTCCCAGctttccagcaacacacaagccaccacagtgcaacaaacaGACAGACGTGGTGGGAGAACAACGCCAATCCAATAAAACAGTGCGGTTTTTTAAGCCCCGTATGAGGAACATCAGCATGAAAGTTCAGGTTGTCTACCAGTAGGCAGTATGGATTTATAGGGACAAAATGTTAGACGTTTGGACCCACCAGTGTGTAGGTGCAGattgcaacaacaaaaatgtgtagctaggaaaaataccatagtgtcgtaaaaaaatttttttaggaaAAACATATTTTTTATAGACTCTGGGAAGGTCCAGCACCTGATTTCTATTGATAACAGCTGTGGTGCAGAGGCAGCTTGCCTGCTCCCGAGATGTGGTACACGTTCCTCCTTGCAGACGTCAGTGGAGTCCCTCGCCCACAGTagagaggtttcagcagaacttcctgacagagacaggctaggaagaaggACATTTATTAAAGCATTTGCTAGTAAGGAAATGagatcccccccaccctcccaaaaaaaacccagctgtttttgagcccattctgattcacagtgaccttatagaacagggcagagctctttcacagggtttctgaggcaggagcagacagcgtcatccttctcccaaggagagactgctgggttcaaactctgAACCTAGAGACTAGCTGCCCGACATGTAacccactaagtcaccagggctccccagaaaTGGACAGGCAAACTTCATTGGGTTTTGCAAAGACATCTGTCCATCGGTGTGATGGGCACCGTTGCTTTAGTTAAGTAAATACACTAGACCCATTTTGGACAACACATCACACACTCCCCATTCTGTGGACAAGTGGAATGAACAGGTAATGCTATTTTCCCATAAATGCTTTGATGGCCCCCTCACACGTGAGTTGAAAGTTGATGTTCATGAAGGTACATGAGTTGCGACAAATATGATGGAGTGTTAACAAGGCAAAGATAGACTGCTCTAAAGAAGGCCCAGAGTTCTCCATAGCCTCTGAGCATCCCTGCCACTGTGAGAGTCCTGGCATTCGTGGCCAGGGGTCGAGATACCGGGAGGGGAAGACAGGTGCACAGCCCACTGAGAGCCAGTGCGTGGTGGAGGGAGTGGCGATGGTGGGCCTTGTATGTAATGGAATCTCAGAACACTTTTTTCTTCTGGGGACCATGGCTTATATTTTGCCTCAGTGACTGTGACCTGCTGGTGACATTCCTGGTGGACACAAGCTCCAGCCACAAGAGGTTTGTTTGAGGAAGGATGTCAATGTTTGCCTCCCTGGCCTCCCCTGGGATAAGAGCCCTGTGGTGAACACACAGCAGGCTAAAGCTCCCTGTCCTCACTGAAGtgggtgcatatggaagctgccGCCTTACACTGCACTGCTCTCAaaggggaaaacaacaacaacaacaacaacattagtaCGACTCCACCTACTTCTCCAACACACAACGTGGGCGGGCAGTGGTGGCATCTCTCAAGTAAGGAGCGTGAGAAAGACAGATGCTATTTCTGTCACCAAACGTCTAGGCTAGAACGACCTCCTGGGCCCGGCTGGTCCACAGTTCTGGCAGCTATGTTTTGCTCCTACAGCCAACTGGCAAGCTCTGGTCTGGTCTTACTGGGGTAGGAAAAATATCTGTGTGGGCCAATTCCTGCTGGGCAACTGAGCCAGGCTGCTCCCTGGACTGATGTGTGGATGGGCAGCCAACCCAGGATGATCCCTCCAGCCCTGGGATGCCGTACCATCTGCCCATCTCCATGCTGACTCCGATACCCACCTGTTCAAAGAGGGCACTTCAGTGCCTGAACTCAGACCACAACCACAGTCTCTCCACGGTGGCCTCTGCAATGCACCGCTGTCCACCTACTTCTGACTCCTTGTCTGCTAAAgaccccttcctcttcctccacaTACCCTTCCACCTTctgtttctcctctccctcctcctctactTTTTCCTCTTTCCCCTCCTCTTCAACCTTCTGCTCCTCCATGTGTCCTCCCTTCCACTGCCAtcgtccaccccccacccaccctaacactggggctccctctctttctcctctccAGATAAAGGCTTACCTCAAAAGCTTCTGGCCCCTCGGGGGGTATTCCTCTGACTATAAGTTCACCGTCTGTGTGTGTAAGGATTACCCACGGAGCATCTTCTGGGAAATTGAGGCTAACAGTAAGTGCAGGAGCCGCCCAGGGAAGACCTTcctatgggggggtgggggacaacACCCTGCGGGCTCCCTGACAGAATGAATGGGAGAGGCTGGGAATGGCACCCCAATGCTAAAATCAGGGGCTGTGTGAGAAACTGGAACCAGGGAGATGCGTGTGAGGATGACCGGGGGAAGACCGGAGGCTGATGGGGAGTGTCACCGAGAGGGTCTTGGTTTTCATCTCTTTCAGGAACTGTTGAAGTTTACGCAGTGGTGGATATTGTCCGGCAGATGAACATCTGCCCTGGCAACAAGGCAGTTATACCCATAACAGCAAACCGTTTTTACAAATCTCAACAACTAAACATAGAATAAGGGCATATGTGGATTCTGTGCCCCAACACCCAGATGGTACCCCTGAGCAGAGCTGCCATCGTCTGTGGGCACCTGCTGGGACAGTCTGTGAAATAAACTCTTTCAAGCATCTCCATGTTCTGTGTGTGTCGTGTCCCTAAAAGCTCCCCGAGGGAAGCTCAAGGGACCCCAAGCAGAGAGCCCCAGCGGGAATTAGGATGAGAGGCACTGCACTGTGGGAATTACGCCTGAAGACATGGAGCCAATGGGTCTGAATTGTGGGATGGAAAACCCATctgctgtgtaaaccttcacccaaaatCCAATTCACAGTAGTAATGTTTCCAGAGAGAGAGGCTCTTTAGGAGAAAAGATCTGATCCTACACTGCAAAGAGGTACGCAGCTGAGCAGATCCTCTCCGGCAGACCTATTCCACCttctggggtcattatgagtcagaatggacaagatggcacccaacagcagtgACAGGGACACTGGGAGCCCTGAGAGTGGGTCCTGATAGGAGCGGACCTTCAGCAAGGACCAGAGGAGGGCCGAGGGGGCTGCCCAGCACAAGGAACAGCAGGTGTCAGGGTCTGAAGCCTGACATGGGGTATGTATGGGTCGAGGGGATGTGTGCGCTGAGCAATACTCAGGGTAAGTCCGTGGAGGTAGAGAAGGCCAGCGAGGGAACAGAAGCAACACCTGGACAGACCATTGTCATTGGGCGTGGAGGAGACTCCGCTATGGACCAGTCACTGCCAATGGGCAACAAAGCCCAGGCCAGAAAGCAGGACCACTGGAAAAAACCACTCCATACACCAATTATAATTATACCTCTATAATTATACCTCTGTGGGCTTAAAAGTACTTGGCTTTTTTATATATTAAAGCTTTcacatataccatattaaattacCATGTGTTTTACGTATCTATTCTCAATAGATATTTTGGCAAATTCTGTCTGTTCCTtaaaaagattcacagtctctgaaactcaaaggggcagttcatcTCTGTCCTAGAGGTTCGAAATGACTCAGAACAGACCAGGTGTCAGTGGGGTTGGTTTTGAGTTTATTGGGCGTCCAATAATTAAATCACCACCAGGAAACCATTGATGTCTGTCGGTAGCATGTTGGAAACACCTCACCAGTGAGTAGCTAAGGAGATGCTTGGGGATCATATTTGGTTTTGTGATGGATGCCACATCAGGAGCCATGGGGATGCAGTCATTAAGGGCTTTGATCGGAAAGATCAGCAGCAGAACCCATCCATTGCTCAGGGGCAAGGAGATTTGTCAGTC includes these proteins:
- the PIP gene encoding prolactin-inducible protein codes for the protein MRTRLLQSWAGPAALLLVLILQLGPNNAQESGDWKVMDIDLKMQQTAKQNETVPVSIRVTSYMEECMVIKAYLKSFWPLGGYSSDYKFTVCVCKDYPRSIFWEIEANRTVEVYAVVDIVRQMNICPGNKAVIPITANRFYKSQQLNIE